The segment GCGTGCTCGACGCCGGGAGCGCGGAAGGCCGGATGTGGGCCAACATGCGCGTGCACCGGATCGCGTCCGACGTGATGCTGAAGCTCGGCTACTCGTCGAAGCTCCTCGCCGAGTGGCCGTTCTTCATGATGCTCCGCGACGAGGGGCGCGCGGCCGCGTCGGCGTTCCTCGACGCCCATCGAGGCGACCTCGGCGTGCGCTCGACGCTCGATTTCGACGCCATCCTCGAAGGCATCTGAGGCCGGGACGGACATGGGACTCTTCGGCATCCTCGCGGGCCTCGCCGTCCTGGTGTGGCTGTCCTTCCGCGGCTGGAGCGTGCTGGTGCTCGCGCCGCTCGGCGCGCTCGTCGCCTCGGCGTTCGCCGCCCAACCGCTCCTCGCCCACTGGACGCTCACCTTCATGGGGGCTGCGGCCGGCTTCATCGGCCAGTTCTTCCCGCTGTTCCTGCTGGGGGCGATCTTCGGCAAGCTGATGGACGACAGCGGCGCAGTGACGTCGATCGCGCGGTTCATGACCGAAAAGCTCGGCCCGAAGCGCGCGATCCTCGCGGTGGTGCTCGCGGGCGCGGTCGTCACCTACGGCGGCGTGAGTCTCTTCGTCGCGATCTTCGTCATCGTCCCGATGGGCCAGGCGCTGTTCCGCGCCGCCGACATTCCCAGCCGACTCCTGCCGGCCACCGTCGCGCTCGGCACGATGACCTTCACGATGAGCGCTCTTCCGGGCACGCCGGCGATCCAGAACGCGATTCCGATGCCGTTCTTCGGTACGACGCCGTTCGCCGCCCCCGGACTCGGGATCGTCGCCTCCGCGATCATGGCGGGCTTCGGACTGTGGTGGCTCGGCCGCGCGACCCGACGGGCGCGCGCGGCCGGCGAAGGCTTCGCGCGGCGTGACGCGACAGCGAAGGAAACCACGCCGTCGATCGACGAACCCGAACTGCGCGCCCGCGCGAGCGCCGCGAGCGGCTTCGACCCGGCGGAGATCGAGGACGCCGCTCCCGCGTTCCAGTCGCCCTCTCCGCTCGTGGCGATCCTGCCGCTGCTGGTGGTCATCGTCGTCAACCTCATCGCCTCGCTCATCGTGGTGCCGCGCCTCGACTTCGAGCGCATCGGCGCGCTGCGCTTCGACCAGGATGCGTTGTTCGCCGCCAGCGGCGTCTGGGGCGTCCTGTTCGCCCTCGCCTGCGGCATCGTCGCGGTCGTGGCGCTGAACCGCAGCCGGTTCGCGTCGGTCCGCGCGAGCGTGGACACCGGTGCCCACGCGTCGGTCCTGCCGGTCGTGAGCGTCGCGAGCCTCGTCGGCTTCGGCGCGGTGGTGGCCGCGATGCCCGCGTTCGCGGAGGTGCGGGACTGGGTGCTGCAGATCGAGGGTGGACCGCTCGTCTCGCTGGCGCTCGCCACCAACGTGCTGTCGGCACTCACCGGTTCCGCCTCCGGCGGCCTCACGATCGCGCTCGACACGCTGGGCGACACCTACCTCAAGCTCGCGACCCTGATGGGCATCGATCCGGGGCTGCTGCATCGCGTGGCCGTGATCGGCGCCGGCACGCTCGACAGCCTGCCGCACAACGGCGCGGTGGTGACGCTGCTGTCGATCTGCGGCTGCTCGCACAAGGAGAGCTACCTCGGCATCGTGATGGTGGCGATCGTCGGAGCGATCATCGCGCTCGTCG is part of the Burkholderiales bacterium genome and harbors:
- a CDS encoding GntP family permease: MGLFGILAGLAVLVWLSFRGWSVLVLAPLGALVASAFAAQPLLAHWTLTFMGAAAGFIGQFFPLFLLGAIFGKLMDDSGAVTSIARFMTEKLGPKRAILAVVLAGAVVTYGGVSLFVAIFVIVPMGQALFRAADIPSRLLPATVALGTMTFTMSALPGTPAIQNAIPMPFFGTTPFAAPGLGIVASAIMAGFGLWWLGRATRRARAAGEGFARRDATAKETTPSIDEPELRARASAASGFDPAEIEDAAPAFQSPSPLVAILPLLVVIVVNLIASLIVVPRLDFERIGALRFDQDALFAASGVWGVLFALACGIVAVVALNRSRFASVRASVDTGAHASVLPVVSVASLVGFGAVVAAMPAFAEVRDWVLQIEGGPLVSLALATNVLSALTGSASGGLTIALDTLGDTYLKLATLMGIDPGLLHRVAVIGAGTLDSLPHNGAVVTLLSICGCSHKESYLGIVMVAIVGAIIALVAVIALGSTVGSF